Proteins from one Listeria weihenstephanensis genomic window:
- a CDS encoding glycosyltransferase family 4 protein, whose translation MKKILLISQNFYPEIGSAANRMKQLFRLLGQKYDTTLYTTEPQYPNRDIYEQEKFWDAALNEEKIVRVKTRTSKYETKMIFRFLLYLETLCRFILKILRTKESFDVVYVSSPPISIALAGLVAKRKLKAKLIVDIRDLWPESLKGVGKFNSRIVLWIAYRLEKRIYKRADEIIVNSERFATYITDQGIDQNKITFVPNALTPEELELGSKKRPIMNEPITVIYTGNIGLAQELASFIRMADYFKDNAAVQFKMIGYGANYQKLIDTVKERELVNIMVSPPDTRCNVLMELAQADVAFVSLVPHPVFETVIPGKIVDYMGIGLPIIGMVSGYCKDIIYASNTGFIYGRDEEDAMYRGLSHLIKDHELRGRLRKNGLQYAKANYNWQENFKRIEKLISEFG comes from the coding sequence ATGAAAAAGATACTTTTAATATCTCAAAATTTCTATCCTGAAATCGGAAGTGCCGCGAATCGGATGAAGCAACTATTCAGGTTACTTGGGCAAAAATATGACACAACGCTTTATACGACGGAGCCACAATACCCGAACCGCGATATTTACGAGCAGGAAAAGTTTTGGGACGCAGCGTTGAATGAAGAAAAAATCGTTCGCGTGAAAACAAGGACGAGCAAATACGAAACAAAAATGATCTTTCGCTTTCTTCTCTATTTAGAAACATTGTGCCGCTTTATTTTGAAAATTTTAAGGACAAAAGAATCTTTTGATGTTGTTTACGTATCGAGTCCACCTATTTCTATTGCGCTTGCAGGGTTAGTAGCGAAACGAAAGCTAAAAGCAAAACTGATTGTCGACATTCGCGACTTATGGCCAGAATCACTAAAAGGGGTAGGAAAATTTAATTCACGAATTGTACTATGGATCGCGTATAGATTAGAAAAACGAATTTATAAGCGGGCGGACGAGATTATCGTTAATAGTGAACGGTTCGCCACTTACATCACAGACCAAGGTATCGATCAAAATAAAATAACCTTTGTTCCTAATGCGTTAACGCCAGAGGAATTAGAGCTTGGAAGTAAGAAACGACCGATCATGAATGAGCCAATCACAGTAATCTACACGGGAAATATCGGGCTAGCACAAGAATTAGCTAGCTTTATCCGAATGGCCGATTATTTTAAAGATAATGCTGCTGTCCAATTCAAAATGATTGGTTACGGAGCAAACTATCAAAAATTGATTGACACCGTGAAAGAACGCGAGCTTGTAAACATCATGGTAAGCCCTCCAGATACGAGATGCAATGTGTTGATGGAACTAGCTCAAGCCGATGTTGCCTTTGTAAGTTTGGTACCACATCCCGTTTTTGAAACAGTGATTCCAGGAAAAATTGTGGACTATATGGGCATTGGTTTACCGATTATTGGTATGGTCTCAGGCTATTGTAAAGATATTATTTACGCGTCAAATACCGGTTTTATCTACGGTCGTGACGAAGAAGACGCGATGTATCGTGGTTTGAGTCACTTAATTAAAGATCATGAATTGCGCGGTAGGCTTAGAAAAAATGGCCTACAGTATGCAAAAGCTAATTATAACTGGCAAGAAAATTTTAAACGGATTGAGAAATTGATATCCGAGTTTGGGTGA
- a CDS encoding glycosyltransferase gives MSKKIAMFVWNYFTNDARVMRECLALQEAGYHVDLIAIHDSKQPDLPYQESPAKNFTVHRVKTGYPDFLQPLINGMKYIKRSKISLVLISCVFLLLLLFFPLQTLIVSVILALFSLKKMQVLVGRSLIFTRMVYKGLSKRYDIYHANDLNTLPQATFCAKVFRRKKLVYDSHEVQTSRTGYNSPIYGISEKFLLHATDVCIHENDTRAAYIEKRYHFYPKVVHNYPNKVYPEKSPGVDLHGLLDIPESEPILLYQGGVQIGRGLDKLIAAVKLFDRGVVVIIGDGRIKAELQEQVRDLKMEQKVKFLPKVPLQELLGYTKNAYLGFQILNNVCFNHYSASSNKLFEYVMSGVPVIGSNFPEIRKIVRGEGIGIIVDSHDPTSIAVGVNTLLADPALRDKMSANCFQAREVYNWDLEKAIFLEIYKELEDGYDEE, from the coding sequence ATGTCAAAAAAAATTGCAATGTTCGTCTGGAACTACTTTACAAATGATGCGCGAGTCATGCGTGAATGTCTAGCGCTACAAGAAGCGGGCTATCATGTTGACTTAATCGCGATTCACGATTCCAAGCAACCAGATCTTCCTTACCAAGAATCCCCCGCTAAAAACTTCACGGTTCATCGCGTAAAAACAGGTTATCCAGACTTCTTACAACCGCTTATAAACGGCATGAAGTACATCAAGCGAAGCAAAATAAGCCTTGTATTAATAAGCTGTGTCTTTTTACTACTCCTCCTGTTTTTCCCTCTACAAACCTTAATTGTTAGTGTGATTTTAGCTCTCTTTTCCCTCAAAAAGATGCAAGTGCTCGTTGGGCGTAGTCTTATTTTTACAAGAATGGTATACAAAGGGCTCTCCAAACGCTATGACATCTATCACGCTAACGATTTGAACACGTTACCGCAAGCTACTTTTTGTGCCAAGGTGTTCAGGCGTAAAAAACTCGTCTATGATTCGCATGAAGTACAAACGAGTAGAACGGGATACAACAGCCCGATATACGGGATTAGCGAGAAGTTCTTGCTTCATGCTACCGATGTTTGTATCCATGAAAATGATACGCGAGCAGCCTATATTGAAAAACGGTATCACTTTTATCCGAAGGTGGTGCATAACTACCCGAATAAAGTGTACCCGGAAAAAAGCCCAGGCGTTGATTTGCACGGCTTACTAGATATTCCTGAGTCCGAACCAATTCTCCTCTATCAAGGTGGGGTGCAAATTGGGCGGGGGCTGGATAAACTGATCGCAGCGGTGAAGCTTTTTGATCGAGGTGTGGTCGTGATTATCGGAGACGGACGGATTAAAGCGGAGCTCCAAGAACAAGTAAGAGACCTGAAAATGGAGCAGAAAGTGAAGTTTTTGCCGAAAGTGCCATTACAGGAATTATTGGGCTATACGAAAAATGCCTATCTAGGATTTCAAATTTTAAATAATGTTTGTTTTAATCACTATTCCGCCTCGTCGAACAAATTGTTTGAGTACGTGATGAGCGGTGTGCCAGTGATCGGCAGTAATTTTCCAGAGATACGAAAAATCGTGCGTGGCGAAGGGATTGGGATTATTGTCGATTCACATGACCCAACATCGATCGCAGTGGGTGTAAATACATTGCTTGCTGATCCAGCGCTTCGGGACAAGATGAGCGCAAACTGTTTCCAAGCACGTGAAGTGTATAATTGGGACCTTGAAAAAGCAATTTTTCTAGAAATCTACAAAGAATTAGAGGATGGATATGACGAAGAATAG
- a CDS encoding CgeB family protein → MKKIENLYHEIEYLQKRILSNIQPEVIAAKDFTNADKWHSSNDDLVFTQQGEAVMATNNSDIYIYFSYLETNLLFSRYPMHIIETVPGETFEFNMAMDVSSTQACKIAIIEYGNNKKLKSTLFDPNKKNRMKVSQETTRLRIALRIPSKSVVMITGCDFSRTFDEAKAVRQGSAALEARTGLKDITKTTDLRVACIFDEFTRTCYDKEVNLITFTPDDWEEVLERERPHILMVESAWHGNHKAWEYKIGRYANQDRSALLGLLEWCKQNDVPTIFWNKEDPIHYDKFIDTAKLFDHIYTTDADMIPKYKKAAGHDRVYAQSFAIQPEMHNPIKLYSKRIDKMCFAGSYYANRHEDRRRDMDQILDVTQAHGLAIYDRNFERHSPDFQFPERFLPSVIGSLSYNDMNIAYKGYKYMLNINSIKESPTMFSRRVFEGLACGTPIISSYSKGIKRMFGDLVLIAETKEGLEEKIEEITTDEALYQQKSLEGIREVYHNHTYKHRLRMMLTNMGIHLEVEPKMVTIISVVHSKEDIEAVTANFDRQNYANKKLILFTTMFDGVTDLMNQYNTENVSIYTMTYLSHYQKLQDIVTTEYVSYMSGKNFYGEHYVADLFLATEYTDADVIGKKNYFQLDQNNLREDGKEKDYEFTDEITYHKALLKTGISFMGSVQDLLVNMEKDETLGTYFRQGVKLFSADKFNFVENGANAPQDLINKVEI, encoded by the coding sequence GTGAAAAAGATTGAGAATTTATATCATGAAATTGAGTATTTACAAAAGAGAATTTTAAGCAATATTCAGCCAGAAGTGATTGCGGCAAAAGACTTTACGAATGCAGATAAATGGCATAGTTCCAATGATGATCTTGTCTTCACGCAACAGGGTGAGGCTGTCATGGCAACGAATAATAGCGATATTTACATTTACTTTTCGTACTTGGAGACGAATCTTTTATTCAGTCGGTACCCGATGCATATTATTGAAACGGTGCCGGGAGAGACTTTTGAGTTTAATATGGCGATGGATGTGTCTAGCACGCAAGCTTGTAAGATCGCGATTATAGAATATGGCAACAATAAAAAACTGAAATCGACGTTATTCGATCCAAATAAGAAAAATCGGATGAAGGTGAGTCAAGAAACCACGCGTTTACGTATTGCTTTGCGAATTCCAAGCAAGAGCGTCGTAATGATTACTGGTTGTGATTTTAGCCGGACTTTTGATGAAGCGAAGGCAGTAAGACAAGGTAGTGCGGCACTTGAGGCGCGTACTGGCTTGAAAGATATTACGAAAACGACGGATTTGCGTGTAGCCTGCATTTTTGATGAGTTTACGCGGACTTGTTACGACAAGGAAGTGAACTTGATTACGTTCACGCCGGATGATTGGGAGGAAGTTCTAGAGCGCGAACGACCGCATATTTTGATGGTGGAATCGGCTTGGCACGGGAATCATAAGGCGTGGGAGTATAAGATTGGTCGTTACGCGAATCAGGATCGGAGCGCTTTACTCGGGCTTCTTGAATGGTGTAAGCAGAACGATGTACCGACGATTTTCTGGAATAAAGAGGATCCGATTCATTACGATAAATTCATCGATACGGCGAAATTATTCGATCATATTTATACGACGGATGCGGATATGATTCCAAAGTATAAGAAAGCTGCAGGTCATGATCGTGTGTATGCACAGAGTTTTGCGATTCAACCAGAGATGCACAATCCGATTAAACTATATTCGAAGCGGATCGATAAAATGTGTTTTGCGGGTTCGTATTACGCGAATCGACATGAAGATCGGCGTCGTGATATGGATCAAATTTTAGATGTAACACAAGCGCACGGTCTTGCGATTTATGATCGTAATTTTGAGCGGCATTCCCCAGATTTCCAATTTCCAGAACGGTTTTTACCGAGTGTGATTGGCAGTCTTTCCTACAATGATATGAACATTGCCTACAAAGGTTATAAATATATGCTGAACATTAACAGTATTAAAGAATCACCGACGATGTTTTCTCGCCGTGTGTTCGAAGGTTTGGCATGTGGAACCCCGATTATTAGCAGTTACTCGAAAGGAATCAAGCGCATGTTTGGTGACCTCGTACTGATTGCCGAAACAAAAGAAGGCTTGGAAGAAAAGATTGAAGAGATTACGACAGACGAAGCGCTGTACCAGCAAAAATCACTCGAAGGTATTCGTGAAGTGTATCATAATCACACATATAAACATCGATTGCGGATGATGCTTACAAATATGGGCATACATTTGGAGGTCGAGCCAAAAATGGTGACGATAATATCGGTGGTACATTCGAAGGAAGATATCGAGGCTGTGACGGCGAATTTTGATCGTCAGAACTACGCCAATAAAAAACTGATCTTGTTCACGACGATGTTTGACGGTGTGACGGATCTGATGAATCAATACAATACAGAAAATGTAAGCATCTATACAATGACCTATCTGAGTCATTATCAGAAGTTACAAGATATTGTGACGACGGAATATGTGAGTTATATGAGCGGGAAAAATTTCTATGGTGAGCATTACGTCGCGGATTTATTTTTAGCAACAGAGTATACGGATGCAGATGTCATTGGGAAGAAGAATTACTTCCAGTTAGATCAGAACAATTTGCGAGAAGATGGAAAAGAAAAGGATTACGAGTTTACAGATGAGATCACATACCACAAAGCGTTACTCAAGACGGGGATTTCATTTATGGGTTCTGTCCAAGATTTGCTCGTGAATATGGAGAAGGATGAAACGCTGGGCACGTATTTCCGCCAAGGTGTGAAACTTTTCAGCGCTGATAAATTTAATTTTGTTGAAAATGGCGCGAATGCCCCGCAAGACCTCATCAATAAAGTAGAAATATAG
- a CDS encoding glycosyltransferase yields MRHLKILVYGDMDLNIMDGSAVWLTSMASMLAINNNVKTDVLLKAKEQNTLLTGGISNFSNVQLLDPFETFQGMSYTNGNRINVAEALERMEVLNKKNDYHLIIIRGFALVKEMMKHPDLMKKTMPYITDFNHDPKSISTEERTDLRQVYDCFPNMFLQTEATKAIFSELMDVDGEKVAILSPMIPAQPIVPDYRNRNNQLIYSGKFAAEWYTEEIIRAARKLEDTDIRFCIVGDKFQGDLRARNGKVKQAFQATENIDWVGAVSRAESQSYIAASDIGISWRSELIDNDASVELSTKLLEYARLGKPVLLRRTKMHEQLLGADYELFVDTEAEFLAKTELVLSNSAVYKRAAKAMYEASQNFTLEASYDRLKNVLWTYNKEPLNLLFASHDLKFMTDIIDYLENQPGINVKIDRWSNHTEHDLAKSQELLDWADMIYCEWGLGNAVWYSQHKKPDQKLIVRVHAQEKRTPHPFNYNLDAIDHIIAVCPFIMEEMSRICQIPRHKMVLIANTIDTEKLDRPKKANIDFNIGICGVIPKIKGLDKALDIFEQLWESDKRYKLFIKGQLPKDVAWLMGRTAEREYYDAVFARINSAKWKDNVVFDKHGNDVHEWLQKIGYLLSTSESESFHTVLMEGMAAGSTPCLLNWPGVETVYPEDSIFETPAAIASFIANNELNEADQQSYKDYAYKYFNKAKICHEIEDLITATFVG; encoded by the coding sequence TTGAGACACTTAAAAATATTAGTCTATGGTGACATGGATCTCAATATTATGGATGGTTCCGCTGTATGGTTGACTTCGATGGCTTCCATGCTGGCGATAAATAATAATGTAAAAACCGACGTTCTTTTGAAAGCGAAGGAGCAGAATACACTTTTAACGGGTGGTATTTCGAATTTTAGTAATGTGCAATTGCTTGATCCGTTTGAGACGTTTCAAGGGATGTCCTACACGAATGGGAATCGGATTAACGTTGCCGAGGCGCTAGAACGAATGGAAGTTTTGAATAAGAAAAATGACTATCATTTGATTATTATTCGCGGATTTGCCTTGGTGAAGGAGATGATGAAGCATCCAGATTTAATGAAAAAAACGATGCCGTACATTACCGATTTTAATCATGATCCTAAGTCGATTTCAACGGAAGAACGCACGGATTTACGCCAAGTCTACGATTGTTTTCCAAATATGTTTTTACAAACGGAAGCTACCAAAGCCATTTTCAGTGAATTGATGGATGTCGACGGAGAAAAAGTGGCGATCTTGTCACCGATGATTCCCGCACAACCGATCGTTCCAGATTACCGTAATCGCAATAACCAACTGATTTATAGTGGGAAATTTGCGGCGGAATGGTATACCGAAGAGATTATTCGTGCGGCGAGGAAGCTTGAAGATACGGACATTCGTTTTTGCATCGTGGGCGATAAGTTCCAAGGAGACCTGCGTGCACGCAATGGCAAGGTTAAACAGGCGTTTCAAGCGACGGAAAATATCGATTGGGTTGGTGCGGTATCGCGTGCCGAGTCGCAAAGCTATATTGCTGCATCAGACATTGGTATTAGCTGGCGTAGTGAGTTGATTGATAATGATGCTTCGGTGGAATTATCGACCAAATTGCTAGAATACGCACGACTTGGCAAGCCCGTTCTACTAAGACGTACCAAAATGCATGAACAATTGCTCGGCGCGGATTACGAACTGTTTGTCGATACGGAGGCTGAATTTTTAGCGAAAACGGAGCTGGTGTTATCGAATTCTGCGGTCTATAAACGTGCAGCCAAAGCGATGTACGAAGCGAGTCAGAATTTTACGCTGGAAGCTTCGTATGACCGACTGAAAAACGTGTTATGGACTTACAACAAAGAACCGCTGAACTTACTTTTTGCCAGTCACGATCTGAAATTTATGACCGATATTATCGATTATCTGGAAAATCAGCCAGGCATTAACGTCAAAATTGATCGCTGGTCGAATCACACGGAGCATGATCTCGCGAAAAGTCAGGAACTGCTCGACTGGGCGGATATGATCTACTGCGAGTGGGGGCTTGGTAACGCGGTTTGGTATTCGCAACATAAGAAACCGGATCAAAAGCTTATCGTTCGCGTCCACGCACAGGAAAAACGAACACCGCATCCTTTCAACTATAACTTGGATGCCATCGATCATATCATCGCGGTTTGTCCGTTTATCATGGAAGAAATGAGCCGGATTTGCCAGATTCCACGTCACAAGATGGTTCTTATTGCCAACACGATTGACACTGAAAAATTGGATCGTCCGAAGAAAGCAAATATTGATTTTAACATCGGGATTTGCGGCGTGATTCCAAAAATTAAAGGTCTTGATAAAGCGCTCGATATTTTTGAACAACTTTGGGAGTCCGACAAGCGTTACAAACTTTTTATCAAAGGTCAATTGCCAAAAGATGTGGCGTGGCTGATGGGGCGCACGGCGGAACGGGAGTATTACGATGCAGTGTTTGCCAGAATTAATAGCGCTAAGTGGAAAGACAACGTGGTGTTCGATAAGCACGGTAACGACGTACATGAATGGCTCCAAAAAATCGGTTACTTGCTATCTACGAGTGAATCGGAAAGTTTCCACACTGTTTTGATGGAAGGAATGGCGGCAGGATCGACACCATGCTTACTTAATTGGCCTGGCGTCGAAACGGTGTACCCCGAAGATTCGATTTTTGAAACACCAGCAGCGATCGCATCATTTATCGCGAACAACGAATTAAACGAAGCCGATCAGCAAAGTTATAAAGATTATGCCTATAAATATTTTAATAAAGCTAAAATTTGTCACGAAATCGAGGACTTAATTACTGCAACTTTTGTGGGTTAA